The following are from one region of the Geoalkalibacter subterraneus genome:
- a CDS encoding phosphoribosylaminoimidazolesuccinocarboxamide synthase, with protein sequence MCMKTVKETNLSDLNLVNRGKVRDIYDLGEHLLIVTSDRISAFDVIMDEAIPYKGYVLTQISRFWFERMTDIIDNHIVAMDVSDFPAQTHKYRDDLEGRSMLVKKADPLPIECIVRGYVSGSGWKEYRQSGTICGIKLPEGLQESSKLNEPIFTPSTKAEIGEHDENIPYSKAVELCGEKWAGQAREATLSIYKRARDLADTKGIIIADTKFEFGILNDRLIWIDEALTPDSSRFWPKDQYKPGGPQPSFDKQFLRDYLETLDWNKQAPPPRLSEEIVRKTGEKYLEALKKLTGIEPPR encoded by the coding sequence ATGTGCATGAAAACGGTGAAAGAAACCAATCTTTCCGATCTCAACCTCGTAAATCGCGGCAAGGTCCGCGACATTTACGACCTGGGCGAGCATCTCCTGATCGTAACCTCGGATCGCATCAGCGCGTTCGACGTCATCATGGATGAAGCCATCCCCTACAAAGGGTATGTCCTGACCCAGATCTCGCGCTTCTGGTTCGAGCGGATGACCGACATCATCGACAACCATATCGTTGCGATGGACGTCTCGGATTTCCCCGCCCAGACCCACAAATACCGCGACGACCTCGAAGGACGCAGCATGCTGGTCAAAAAGGCCGATCCGCTGCCCATCGAGTGCATCGTGCGTGGCTATGTCTCCGGCTCGGGATGGAAAGAGTACCGCCAGAGCGGAACGATCTGCGGCATAAAACTGCCCGAAGGTCTCCAGGAGAGCAGCAAGCTGAACGAGCCGATCTTTACGCCCTCCACTAAAGCCGAGATCGGTGAGCATGACGAAAACATCCCCTACTCCAAGGCTGTGGAGTTGTGTGGAGAGAAATGGGCGGGACAGGCACGCGAGGCCACTTTGTCCATTTACAAAAGGGCTCGTGATCTGGCCGACACCAAAGGGATCATCATCGCCGACACCAAGTTCGAGTTCGGCATTCTGAATGACCGCCTGATCTGGATCGATGAAGCCCTGACACCCGATTCATCCCGTTTCTGGCCTAAGGATCAATACAAACCCGGGGGACCTCAGCCCAGCTTTGACAAGCAGTTTCTGCGCGACTACCTCGAAACACTCGACTGGAACAAACAGGCACCGCCGCCGCGGCTGTCCGAAGAGATCGTACGCAAAACCGGTGAAAAATATCTTGAAGCCCTTAAAAAACTGACGGGGATCGAACCTCCTCGCTGA
- a CDS encoding SurA N-terminal domain-containing protein, which yields MLDLIRRKQKSTIVKLVFWVIIAAFVGTIFLVWGRGDDRGGDSSATALRINGDKIPLDTYQRAYSNLYTLYQSLYREQFTPEMERQLGLKQMALERVVDQTLLAQQARESGIKVSKEELVESIAQIPSFQENGVFSRNRYLEVLQYQRISPDEFEAAQRRQLLIDKMIERIKQGVSVSEEEIADEFRRRREEINLDFISFVPARFENKVQVEEAELAAWFEQNREDFRIPATVALKYVEFNPENYRDEVVLSEEELDRHYRRTLGQFEIPEQVEASHILIRVEEDAEQEKVNKRRELAEKVLQQVRTGEDFADLARRYSDDDATAREGGSLGYFPRGTMTQNFERAAFDLKPGEISDLVRTSHGFHIVKVTGHIEAGFKPLDEVIDTVRKSLREEKAKQLAIEKAMDAYNLNRKDGDIEGAAQESGLNVEETDFFARDESIPGIGRIPEINQVAFSLKPGELAKPVVASDGVYLFTVKEVRPSRLPELSEVREKVEARYRREKSCELAEETAKKAMQALQNGKSLAQAAQSSGVEVEETGTFSRTYETFIPRVGNSEPMSKDAFTVEKLGSVLPQVYEVEGKFVVAVLKQRSAADMAALDEETKKELRTALQSQKEQQALEEELAALREEATIEITPALSNLLER from the coding sequence ATGCTTGATCTTATTCGTAGAAAACAGAAGTCAACCATCGTTAAACTTGTTTTCTGGGTCATCATCGCCGCCTTTGTCGGCACGATTTTTTTGGTCTGGGGGCGAGGTGACGATCGCGGAGGGGATTCCAGCGCCACGGCGCTGCGCATCAACGGCGACAAGATTCCTCTCGACACCTATCAACGCGCCTACAGCAATCTCTACACGCTCTATCAGAGCCTTTACCGCGAACAGTTTACACCTGAGATGGAGCGCCAGCTCGGGCTGAAACAGATGGCTCTGGAGCGGGTCGTTGACCAGACACTCCTGGCGCAGCAGGCACGAGAATCGGGCATCAAGGTCTCCAAGGAAGAGCTGGTCGAGTCCATCGCCCAGATCCCTTCTTTTCAGGAAAACGGGGTCTTCAGCAGAAATCGCTATCTGGAGGTCCTGCAATACCAGCGTATCAGCCCGGATGAGTTCGAGGCCGCGCAGCGCCGCCAGCTTCTGATCGATAAAATGATCGAGCGTATCAAACAGGGTGTTTCCGTCAGCGAAGAAGAAATCGCCGACGAGTTCCGCCGCCGCCGGGAGGAGATCAACCTCGACTTCATCTCCTTTGTTCCAGCCCGTTTCGAGAACAAAGTCCAGGTCGAAGAGGCTGAGCTTGCCGCATGGTTCGAGCAGAACCGGGAGGACTTCCGCATCCCTGCAACCGTTGCGCTGAAATACGTCGAGTTCAATCCTGAGAACTACCGCGACGAGGTGGTTCTCAGCGAAGAAGAGCTGGACCGACACTACAGGCGCACCCTGGGACAGTTCGAAATCCCCGAGCAGGTGGAGGCATCTCACATCCTGATCCGGGTCGAGGAGGACGCCGAACAGGAAAAGGTCAACAAGCGGCGCGAACTGGCCGAAAAGGTTCTGCAGCAGGTCAGGACCGGTGAAGATTTCGCCGATCTGGCGCGACGCTACTCCGATGATGACGCCACCGCGCGCGAGGGTGGATCACTGGGGTATTTCCCGCGCGGCACCATGACACAGAATTTCGAGCGGGCAGCCTTCGACCTCAAGCCGGGGGAAATTAGCGACCTCGTTCGCACCTCCCACGGCTTTCACATTGTCAAGGTCACCGGGCACATCGAAGCCGGCTTCAAGCCTTTGGACGAGGTTATCGACACCGTCAGAAAAAGCCTGCGTGAAGAGAAGGCCAAACAGCTTGCCATCGAAAAAGCGATGGATGCCTACAATCTCAACCGCAAAGACGGCGATATTGAAGGCGCTGCTCAGGAAAGCGGCCTGAACGTAGAAGAAACCGACTTCTTTGCACGGGACGAGTCGATTCCCGGCATCGGCCGTATTCCGGAAATCAACCAGGTCGCCTTCAGCCTCAAGCCCGGCGAGCTTGCAAAACCGGTGGTCGCCTCTGACGGGGTTTATCTTTTCACCGTCAAAGAGGTCCGCCCCAGTCGCCTGCCCGAACTCTCCGAGGTACGCGAAAAAGTTGAAGCACGCTATCGCAGAGAAAAGTCTTGCGAACTGGCTGAAGAAACGGCCAAAAAGGCGATGCAGGCTCTCCAAAACGGCAAATCTCTGGCTCAAGCTGCACAATCTTCAGGTGTAGAAGTCGAAGAAACCGGCACTTTCTCCCGCACCTATGAGACGTTCATCCCGCGGGTCGGAAACAGCGAGCCGATGTCGAAGGATGCATTCACCGTCGAGAAGCTAGGTTCTGTTCTCCCCCAGGTCTATGAGGTCGAAGGTAAATTCGTTGTCGCTGTATTGAAGCAGCGCAGCGCCGCAGACATGGCTGCCCTGGACGAAGAGACTAAAAAGGAGCTGAGAACCGCCCTCCAGTCACAAAAAGAACAACAGGCCCTTGAAGAAGAGCTGGCCGCCCTGCGCGAAGAAGCAACAATCGAGATAACCCCTGCGCTGTCGAATCTGCTTGAAAGGTAA